The Montipora foliosa isolate CH-2021 chromosome 14, ASM3666993v2, whole genome shotgun sequence genome window below encodes:
- the LOC137985419 gene encoding protein giant-like, protein MEDEDVRGQRRTRKRSRSNSSDDSISGCAKEEKHATNNSRKFIEDPCVYGRRIPYFGENSINDILKVVSLQSFSNPRLSSLNEGERDDITNQGDHKRAKTTESDCQSDSSEEFSRKDRSSSSSEDAVPPSGHSQNGFPSKSRGKRGDLKNGTITNATVGNGKDQRYWEKRQRNNASAKRSRDARRVRELETQIRAEYLEDENYRIKVENEVLREENARLQQTIERLKKKAGSIVKDCEG, encoded by the coding sequence ATGGAGGATGAAGATGTGCGAGGACAACGGCGAACGAGGAAACGATCGAGAAGCAACAGTTCCGATGATTCGATATCGGGGTGTGCGAAGGAAGAAAAGCATGCGACAAATAACTCGCGAAAATTCATCGAAGATCCTTGTGTTTATGGTCGCCGAATCCCTTATTTCGGAGAGAATTCCATCAATGATATTCTGAAAGTGGTTTCTTTACAATCATTTTCCAATCCACGATTGTCATCGCTAAACGAAGGCGAACGAGATGATATCACAAATCAGGGAGATCATAAAAGAGCGAAGACGACAGAGTCAGATTGCCAGTCGGATTCAAGTGAAGAATTCTCGCGTAAAGATAGATCAAGTTCATCAAGCGAAGATGCTGTGCCACCCTCTGGACACTCACAAAACGGTTTTCCTTCGAAATCTCGCGGAAAACGCGGTGATTTGAAGAATGGAACCATTACGAATGCGACAGTTGGTAACGGAAAAGATCAACGCTATTGGGAGAAGAGGCAACGGAATAACGCGTCGGCTAAACGCTCCAGAGACGCTCGACGCGTTCGTGAACTAGAGACTCAAATCAGAGCGGAATATTTGGAAGATGAAAATTATCGTATCAAGGTTGAAAATGAAGTTTTAAGAGAAGAAAATGCTCGATTACAACAGACAATTGAACGGCTTAAGAAAAAAGCTGGTAGCATTGTCAAAGACTGCGAGGGCTAA
- the LOC137985417 gene encoding SPARC-related modular calcium-binding protein 1-like, protein MEKAMRLVVLAILPFLLLNGLKVYGASECWNRAQCPTGDADSSPVCGDDGRTYSSRCLLQMAKCNGHRVKLAHRGKCRAPKQFPLQPDNIVLPSLSKCLRERNQARQHALSKDLIMLGVFVPKCEPDGSFAQVQCLNTSRYCWCVDNNGKEIQGTRVRLIQPKCPSPVAAVQTHQSSPGKSASKPWKPVKPCTNCKGCSKDVRAAFNEKLVKFLSKEFRDYVHGSSPTSTDKVQGQLDSMGKVHLLLWKFTHLDNNADYLLEIKELNGFLKSAKKSIHPKKCSRTFVAYCDRDQDFKISLNEWYTCFGVKEIKKCTGEYLAALKASQQSTRSNQPHLPRCASDGSFAPTQCHHSIGYCWCADVDTGKPIPNTTTKSSSLDCWKFMSNKTSTSTAKKECAQDLWTSFKKHMLKLFRKEVEEDSPSDKDSETETLIRNQRRSARSGDLRLLGTFLTDNQVLVWKFGRLDKNKDKLLVQSEFLTSRMKKHLGNVKRGRKCGKKLLNECDLDKDRGLLMMEWTFCLRLNRGMPLQ, encoded by the exons GTGTATGGAGCTTCAGAATGTTGGAATCGTGCACAGTGTCCAACAGGTGATGCTGATTCCAGTCCAGTGTGTGGAGATGATGGGAGAACATACAGCAGTCGTTGTCTCCTTCAGATGGCAAAGTGCAATGGCCACCGTGTCAAATTGGCTCACAGGGGCAAGTGCAGAG CCCCAAAACAGTTTCCATTGCAACCTGATAACATAGTTTTGCCGTCGTTATCCAAGTGCCTCAGAGAAAGGAACCAGGCAAGGCAACATGCTTTATCAAAGGATCTGATTATGCTAGGCGTTTTTGTACCCAAGTGTGAACCTGATGGCAGTTTTGCACAAGTGCAGTGTCTCAACACATCCCGTTATTGTTGGTGTGTTGACAATAATGGCAAAGAAATTCAAGGCACAAGAGTTCGTCTGATTCAACCCAAATGTCCTTCACCTGTTGCAGCTGTACAAA CACACCAATCTAGTCCTGGAAAATCTGCATCAAAACCCTGGAAACCAGTAAAACCGTGCACAAACTGCAAAG gttgttcaaaagatgtGCGTGCTGCATTCAATGAAAAGCTTGTGAAGTTCTTGTCCAAAGAATTTAGGGATTATGTCCATGGATCATCACCAACATCAACTGACAAAGTTCAAG GACAGCTGGACAGCATGGGAAAGGTCCATCTGCTACTCTGGAAATTTACACATCTTGACAACAATGCTGACTATCTGCTGGAGATCAAAGAACTTAATGGTTTCTTAAAAAGTGCAAAGAAGTCTATTCATCCCAAGAAATGCAGCCGTACGTTTGTGGCATACTGTGACAGAGACCAAGACTTCAAAATATCACTAAATGAGTGGTATACATGTTTTGGCGTCAAAG AAATAAAGAAGTGTACGGGAGAGTATCTGGCAGCTTTGAAAGCAAGCCAGCAATCAACAAGATCCAATCAGCCACATCTTCCACGCTGTGCAAGTGATGGTTCTTTTGCCCCTACACAATGTCATCACTCCATTGGTTACTGTTGGTGCGCCGATGTGGACACAGGGAAACCAATACCCAACACCACAACAAAGTCTAGCTCACTTGATTGCTGGAAGTTCA TGTCCAACAAAACTTCAACAAGTACAGCAAAGAAAG AATGTGCCCAAGATTTGTGGACATCCTTTAAAAAACACATGCTTAAGTTATTTAGGAAAGAGGTGGAGGAAGATTCACCTTCTGATAAAGACAGTGAAACAG AAACTTTAATAAGGAATCAGAGAAGAAGTGCAAGATCTGGTGATCTTCGTCTTCTGGGCACTTTTCTGACAGATAATCAAGTGCTAGTCTGGAAATTCGGTCGTCtggacaaaaacaaagacaaactaCTTGTACAAAGTGAATTCCTCACATctcgcatgaaaaaacaccttgGAAATGTAAAGCGGGGAAGAAAGTGTGGAAAGAAGCTCTTAAATGAATGCGACTTGGATAAAGACAGAGGATTGTTGATGATGGAATGGACTTTCTGTTTGCGACTAAATAGAGGAATGCCGCTGCAATGA